In a genomic window of Etheostoma spectabile isolate EspeVRDwgs_2016 unplaced genomic scaffold, UIUC_Espe_1.0 scaffold465, whole genome shotgun sequence:
- the LOC116686761 gene encoding LOW QUALITY PROTEIN: plasma membrane calcium-transporting ATPase 2 (The sequence of the model RefSeq protein was modified relative to this genomic sequence to represent the inferred CDS: substituted 2 bases at 2 genomic stop codons), which produces MHFSCSLQELRSLMEQREEXAVTRIKETYGDVNAPCARLRTSPVKGLNGTSEDIVKSREESGQNHIPPQKPKTFVELVWEALQDVTLILLRLAAIFSLALSFYHPPMQIRQNXGKASGGVEDGGEAAAGWIDSIAILLLVVCVVLETAFNDWSKEKQFRGLQRRIEHDQKFSVVRGGQVIQINVSEIVVGDIAQAKYGDFLPADSILIQANDLKIDESSLTGELDHVKKSVNKDPMLRSAARTHCRYRTQMFSVRSLVLALTMGTVTGQQLA; this is translated from the exons ATGCACTTCAGCTGCTCATTGCAGGAGCTGCGCTCCCTCATGGAGCAAAGAGAAGAATAGGCAGTGACAAGGATCAAGGAGACATACGGAGATGTTAACGCACCGTGTGCCAGACTGAGAACATCACCTGTTAAAG GTTTAAATGGAACATCGGAGGACATCGTCAAAAGTAGAGAAGAGTCTGGCCAGAACCACATCCCTCCACAAAAACCAAAGACATTTGTGGAGCTAGTGTGGGAGGCACTGCAGGATGTCACCCTGATCCTCCTGAGGCTGGCAGCCATCTTTTCACTGGCCCTGTCGTTCTACCACCCACCCATGCAAATACGACAGa ACTGAGGCAAAGCGTCTGGTGGCGTGGAGGATGGAGGTGAGGCAGCGGCTGGATGGATCGACAGTATTGCCATCCTGCTGTTGGTGGTCTGCGTGGTCCTAGAGACAGCCTTTAACGACTGGAGCAAAGAGAAGCAGTTCCGCGGCCTCCAGAGACGCATCGAGCATGACCAGAAGTTCTCTGTTGTCCGAGGGGGGCAGGTGATCCAGATCAATGTGTCCGAGATTGTCGTTGGAGATATTGCGCAAGCCAAATACG GTGACTTCCTCCCTGCTGATAGCATCCTAATTCAGGCCAATGATTTGAAGATTGATGAGAGCTCTCTGACTGGAGAGTTGGATCATGTCAAGAAGAGTGTCAACAAAGACCCCATGTTGCGGTCAG CAGCACGGACACACTGCCGCTACCGGACACAGATGTTTTCTGTACggtctctggttctggctctgaccatGGGAACAGTAACGGGACAGCAGCTTGCTTAA